The window AAACAAGTGAAAGTACaaatctctctccctctctctataACATTACTTGTTCGACTTGTTCTTTTCTTGTCTTCTTCGTAAGAGAAATTTCAGTTCTTGAAACTTGCATTCCAGCacagaagaaagaaagaaaggtagGGAAACCAAAAGGGTCGCTAAATTCTTGAAAAATCAGAGAAGTTTACTTTTTACCTTATTTTGGTGTAAAAATCtaatcttttttctctttttatatgTTTGGTGATGAAATGGAACCCCGTTTATAATGTGGTACCCGGTTTTGTTCTAACTGGatcattaaatttttctttgtggGTTTTTTTTTAGTCCCTTTCTAATAGCTGCATTGGGTTTTGGTTCTTCTTTTGAGTAGCTAATTGGAGTTTTTGTAGGtactgttttttttcttcttttttgatgATATCAATGCTGGAAAAATGCATTGGTATTTAATTGGGTTTGCATGTGGCTGAAAGATAAGATCTAATTGTTGGATTGGCTTGTTTTTGGTTTTCATTTCAAaaagatgtgtgtgtgtgtgtttactTTTCAGGTAAATTTAGCTCAGCATTTTTTACAGCTGTGTATTgaattttttactttaattaagtaTCTGTTTATCTTTTTTACTAATGAGTGATTATTGTAGTGTTGTGAAAGTCAGAAACTTGAAATTCTATTTACtgataaagagaaaaaaagtcaaaattttgaaataaatagaTGCATTTTTAAGTTGTGTGGGGCTAGTTGGTATTTGGCACCTTTTAGTCTCTTCTTTTTGGATATTAACCTGCTTATGTTAATTGCAAATGGATGTTGGTGCATGCATTTGTGTACATATCTGTGTTATTTTATATTGATGTTAAATAAagcccttttcttttttctttttttttttaaatttgtggGGTTCTTATGTACTTGGTCCAGTTATTGAATCTTAACTAGTTGTCTCTTGCTTATATGGTTTGATTGATCAGGTATATGATTGTACATTATGCAGCATTGGTGCTGAAAAGTGTCTCCAccagtgggatttcactgggtcgttGTTCTTGGTGCTGAAAAGTGTAAACGCGAGTAAGTCTATTGGATGCAATGTTGAAAAGAGTAACGTCGTGGTTGTTGATTTTATCGTTCCTTGTTTCATTATCGATTGCTAATGGTAGCGTTATTGAGTGTAATTGTGAAGATGACGATGACGTATTTTGGAGTGTCGAGagaattttatttttccaaagaCTCGGTGATTTGTTTATTGCAGTAGCCTATTTTTCCATTCCGATGGAGATAGTTTACTTTGTCAGCTGTTCTAACTTTCCCTTTAAATGGGTGCTCTTTCAATTCGGAGCATTCATTATACTCTGTGGATTAACTCATTTCCTCAGTTTCTTGACTTATTTTGGCCAATACACATTTCACCTTGTGCTTGCCCTTCTTGTTTCCAAACTCCTCACTGCAGTCGTCTCTATGCTCACTGCTATAACCCTTATAACCCTCATCCCTTTGTTGCTCAAAGTCAAGGTAAGGGAATTTATGCTGAAAAAGAAGACTCGGGATCTTGATCGAGAAGTTGGAATAATAAAGAAGCAAAAGGAAGCTGGAATGCATGTTCGGATGCTTACACAAGAGATCCGGAAATCACTTGATCGTCATACAATACTATACACAACTTTGGTTGAGCTATCGAAGATATTGGATTTGCAGAATTGTGCTATTTGGATGCCAAATGAGAACAGAACTGAGATGAATCTGATGGATCTGAGTCATGAGCTTAGAGGGAGGAATATTTCCAGTATGTATAATATGCCGATCCAAACCAGTGATCCAGATGTAAAAGAGATCAAGGGGAGTGATGTTGTAAAGATACTTGACCCGGGCTCTCCACTTGCTGCTGCAAGTAGTGGAGGGAGTTGTGAGCCGGGAACTGTGGCTGCAATTAGGATGCCAATGCTGAAGGTCTCGAATTTCAAAGGTGGAACGCCTGAGATTGTCCCGCAATGTTATGCGATCCTTGTTTTGGTTCTTCCTAGCGGAAATGATAGGTCTTGGAGTAACCAGGAAATTGAGATAGTTAGGGCTGCAGCCGATCAGGTTGCCGTGGCTCTGTCCCATGCTGCAGTGCTTGAAGAATCTCAGCATATGAGAGACAGATTGCTGGAACAGAATCGAGCGCTGCAACAAGCAAGAGAGGATGCTCTTAGGGCAAGTCAAGCAAGGAATGCATTTCAGACGGTTATGAGCCATAGGTTGAGAAGACCGATGCACTCAATTTCAGGTCTGCTCTCCGTGTTGCAGGATGAGAAGTTAGGTACTGATCAACAGCTTCTTGTGGATGCTATGATTAAGACCAGCAACGTTGTGTCCACGCTAATGGATGATGTGATGGATACTTCAACAAAGGACAATGTAAAATTCCCATTGGCGATGCGGCCTTTTCAGCTACATTCCATGATAAGAGAAGCCGCTTGTCTTGCCAAATGTTTGTGTACATATAGGGGTTATAATATTGGCATTGAAGTTGACAAATCTTTGCCCAATCGTGTTCTGGGTGATGAAAGAAGAGTGTTTCAAGTTTTACTTCATATGGTTGGAACTCTTTTGAAAGGAAACAACGGAGGGCATCTTATCTTCAGAGTTCTCCCGGCAAGTGAAAATGATGTAAGTTGGAAAACAAGGAGATCAAACTCATCTACTGACATTGTCTATATCAGGTTCGAAATTTTCGCTAGCATTAATCGATCTAAGGCAGAGGGCATAACATCCACATTACCACTCTGCACTCGAATGTACTGCAACAACGAGGTTGAGGAGACTTTGAGCTTTGCCGTTTGCAGGAGGTTGGTTCATGTAAGTATATTCATATTCCAACATTTAATTACAGATTAAACTATTGGAAGTAGCCAGCTTTATTAAATCTGTTGTTCATATCTTTTTGCCATTTGAGTTTTAAATTAACTTCGTTCTCGTATTTGAAAATGGCAAACAGTTGATGCAAGGAGATATATGTGTAGTCCTAAATCCAGAAGGTTTTGATCAATGCATGGCCGTTATTGTTGGGTTTCGAAGGCAGCCATCAATTCCTATAAGCATACCTGAATATGGGGAATCCTCTGATCCTTCACATACACGTTCTCTTCTCCACAGTGTCAAAGTTCTATTAGCTGACTATGATGACGTGAATAGAGGCGTAACAAGGAAGATGCTCGAGAAATTGGGATGCAACGTTGCTGTAGTTTCGTCTGGATATGAATGCCTCAGTGCTATCGGCCCTGCTGTTTCCTCGTTCCAAATTATACTTTTGGATCTTCACTTACCTGATGTAGATAGCTTTGAAGTTACCATGAGGATACGAAAGCATAGTAGTAGGAGCTGGCCTTTGATCATTGGTTTAGCTGCAACTGCTGATGAAGATGTAAGTGGAAGATGCCTGCAGATCGGAATGAATGGAACTATACGTAAACCAGTGCTCTTACCAGGACTTGCCGATGAGCTTCAGAGGGTCCTGCTGCGGGCAAGCAGAGTAATGTCATGACAGTAACGCTGCCTTGCAATGGACGATAATTAGGCAGGGAGTCGTTTGAGGCACAATGCTAGATGATGTACAAATAGAAAAGCATACTGATGTTACATACACACCTTGTAAGTCAAAACggtatagaaattactttgtcttcttttcttttcatatAAATATTTTAAGTTCTACAGCATTTTGTTGCAGCATATTCAGTTTTGATCAAACTTGACAACTTGTTGATTACCTGAGTAACATGTCCCTATGAAATACAAAGGGCAGCCTGGTGcattaagctcccgctatgcgcgggtccggggaagggccggaccataagGGTATATTATACGCAGTCTTACCTTTCATTGCATGAGGCTGTTTTCACGGTTCGAATCTgtaacctcctggtcacatgacaacagtTACGCCAAGGCTACGTTTCGTCCCTATGAACTACGATGTTATAAAATAGCTTGAGAATAGCTACATTTCGAAGTCGTAGAGCAGTAGTTTTCATGCTTTAAAATTTTCTTTAGCAGGATCAATAGTCACCATTTGAAATTTTTTGTTTAGGATGTCTTAATTAAAGGTTGATTTCAAATGTAGCCGTAGGAGTGCATTGAAATGCAAGTATAGATATGCCTAGATGCAttatacttcaaaattttctttagcatgttgttagcttCTGCTATTGCCTATTACATGTGGATTCAGACACTTATAAACTATAGTAGATTCCATACATTATAGAATATTGTGCTCAAAATCCTTCATATAAACTAGAATattactctctccgtttcaaAAAGATTGTCTTAGTTTGGTtttgaacaaaataaagaaagagaatACTTTTGAGCTATGTGGTCTTAAATAAGCCAGAATATTTGTGTAACTATAAAACTTTTGAAACCTGTGGTCTGAAACCTGCCATTTCacttgtgtgactataaatcctTCTTATTAAGGAAATAGTGCCAATCTTTTTAAAACATATGGAgtattcattttttttctctagATACTACACAATGTTACTTAGTCAATTCTCTTTTTTGATCTTCACTTAACTTTATAGTACATATTTAGCGAATTATATATATGGAAACAACctttctatcctcacaaggtagggataaggtctacgtacacactatcctcccaaGACTttacggtgtgggataatacggGTATGTTATTATTGGTttttttttgtgtatatatatatatatatatatatatatatatatagggtgagaatgagacaagtgcacgaagtcATATCGTTATGCTCTAGATCCGACTGCAACTTGGTTCAGGCATGTGGGGCGTGTACTGCGTGGTCTATACATTCTTATTCTGGCTTCATTATTTTATGTTCTGCTTTTTCCTACTCATAAAATATCTAACAATATTCTCTACTATGGTTGTTGGTTATGGTTGACCATCCAGGTATATTTTCTTCAGACCAAATCAACCAATTTTCAACTAACCATCATCAAAGGCACGTGCATTACATGTGCTCCCATTCCTCAGTTTACATAATTATATCTGTACATGTGACCATTGTGTGTGTCGAGGATCAGGCGAATCCAAAATTTAGAATCGCTCGTAGTATGCATGTATACATAGTTTGAGTCATAAAACAGTGAGATCTCACTTTAAATTTGGTTCCGGAAGAGCCAGCAGTCAGAGACGGGTGTAGAGTTCCGTCACAGGTTCATTTAAATTCATTACGTTTAACAGGGagcaaaaatttatatgtaaaaatgcactaaaaatacaATAAATAGTAAGTATGAACTTATAAATTTAAATATACAATAAAGTCAATACTAAATACCGTGTAAATTAAACTCATAGAGTTTAAATCGTAGATCCGCAATAAGTAGGCTATGTGGAGAATAAAAGGGTCAAAGATGCATTCATGTGACCTATTTCTTTCTGTTGACATACAAAATTAGAAACCATGCATGAACTTTTGAGGTACGTACatgcactcttttttttttttatttatttattttattcttcatGTTTCTATCATATGGcccatataaatatatatggTCCATTCCATACCCTTTTTATCTCCATTATTCCTTCCTATGACAAATGACTCATATACTTTATAAAGTTTTGACCATCATAAAAGTCTTTTAGGCCTCAATAAGTACTATGTTTTCTCAACCCACCACCACCTTCGgtgaattaaaattttaaaaaataaactcaTCCAAAGGACACTACCAAAATAATAAGAATTAGCGATGAATAAATTCTATAgctaaataaaaaaattcattGCTAATTTTATTTAGCGACGAATTATTAAGAAATTCTATTAGATACGAGCATTTTAACTATAGATTAGCAACAACGTTCGTAGCTAATTTTTttagcttaagttagaaaagtctgAGTTCAATTCTATTTAACCACAATTTTTAACAAGAGGCCCTTCAAATATTTGCCAAAAATATAGGCTAGCTTAGGTTCGAACCTCCGACCTCTTAAAATAAAATTAGGAACCTAACCGGCATGCCAAACGAGAATACATGTCACATGATGTcattttatatttattactcatttcgaCACAATATAATTACATATGTTTGATAAAATTTTCCGACGAAACAATATCACGTGACACTGCTTCGTCCAACGTATGTCCGCCCTTGTCAATAGTACTATGTTTTCTCTATCCACCACCTTCTATGAATTAAAGTCAAAATATAATATTACTCCGATATTGTATCTCTTGACCGATAAGGATTGTGGTCGAGTGGTAAGTACTCTTCAAGTTCGATTTCTGAGTATGGACTCGCATTTTTTATGGAGCTACCGGACATCGGGtgagaaatcaaaaaatatatatcttattATTATCTAAAAGGAGGGCGAGGAGAGGGGACAACTAAAA of the Nicotiana tabacum cultivar K326 chromosome 7, ASM71507v2, whole genome shotgun sequence genome contains:
- the LOC107826896 gene encoding ethylene receptor 2-like produces the protein MLKRVTSWLLILSFLVSLSIANGSVIECNCEDDDDVFWSVERILFFQRLGDLFIAVAYFSIPMEIVYFVSCSNFPFKWVLFQFGAFIILCGLTHFLSFLTYFGQYTFHLVLALLVSKLLTAVVSMLTAITLITLIPLLLKVKVREFMLKKKTRDLDREVGIIKKQKEAGMHVRMLTQEIRKSLDRHTILYTTLVELSKILDLQNCAIWMPNENRTEMNLMDLSHELRGRNISSMYNMPIQTSDPDVKEIKGSDVVKILDPGSPLAAASSGGSCEPGTVAAIRMPMLKVSNFKGGTPEIVPQCYAILVLVLPSGNDRSWSNQEIEIVRAAADQVAVALSHAAVLEESQHMRDRLLEQNRALQQAREDALRASQARNAFQTVMSHRLRRPMHSISGLLSVLQDEKLGTDQQLLVDAMIKTSNVVSTLMDDVMDTSTKDNVKFPLAMRPFQLHSMIREAACLAKCLCTYRGYNIGIEVDKSLPNRVLGDERRVFQVLLHMVGTLLKGNNGGHLIFRVLPASENDVSWKTRRSNSSTDIVYIRFEIFASINRSKAEGITSTLPLCTRMYCNNEVEETLSFAVCRRLVHLMQGDICVVLNPEGFDQCMAVIVGFRRQPSIPISIPEYGESSDPSHTRSLLHSVKVLLADYDDVNRGVTRKMLEKLGCNVAVVSSGYECLSAIGPAVSSFQIILLDLHLPDVDSFEVTMRIRKHSSRSWPLIIGLAATADEDVSGRCLQIGMNGTIRKPVLLPGLADELQRVLLRASRVMS